Proteins encoded within one genomic window of Deltaproteobacteria bacterium HGW-Deltaproteobacteria-2:
- the lptG gene encoding LPS export ABC transporter permease LptG: MQPIEKFLLSLSRLFLEKADLRTVEVYKLKILDKYILKEFSRFFIITLLSFIALFLVVDFFEKIRMFLSNSASVYQIISYFIFSIPMIISYVLPPAILLTTLMTFGSLSKFHEITAMKANGINIYRISLPVIIFAAIAAVFLFYFNEMITPASIQKTERVIKVDVQKQKTLGFFKQNEIWYHGENAIYNFKMFDVDKNILRGVTINYLNPDFTLMSRIDAKRAEWKNDKWFFYNILITRFDAANNPILERSKEKVIAIPEQPNDFKVMQKDAEKMGYFELRKYVKKIQSEGFDVTRYLVELQGKIAFPLVTLIMIFIAVPFSVRSERSGGVLQSAGIGIFIGFSYWIVHAFSMSLGRSEVLPVFLAAWGANILFGAAAAVLFYKVHT, from the coding sequence ATGCAGCCAATAGAGAAATTTCTTTTATCCCTATCGCGACTATTTTTAGAAAAAGCGGACTTAAGAACAGTTGAGGTTTACAAATTGAAAATTTTAGACAAATACATATTAAAAGAATTTTCAAGATTTTTCATCATCACGCTCCTTTCTTTCATTGCGCTCTTCTTAGTTGTCGATTTTTTTGAAAAAATAAGGATGTTTCTGAGCAACAGTGCTTCTGTCTATCAGATTATATCGTATTTCATTTTTTCGATTCCGATGATCATATCCTATGTTCTGCCGCCGGCGATTCTTCTGACAACATTAATGACTTTCGGCTCTCTTTCAAAATTCCACGAAATTACGGCAATGAAAGCCAACGGAATAAATATTTACCGGATTTCTCTTCCCGTTATAATTTTCGCGGCTATTGCTGCTGTATTTTTGTTCTATTTCAACGAAATGATAACTCCGGCATCAATTCAAAAAACCGAACGTGTAATCAAAGTTGATGTGCAAAAACAAAAAACACTGGGATTTTTCAAACAAAATGAAATCTGGTATCACGGTGAAAACGCGATTTATAATTTTAAAATGTTCGACGTAGACAAAAATATTCTACGGGGCGTAACCATCAATTATTTAAATCCCGATTTTACTTTGATGAGTCGCATTGATGCCAAAAGAGCTGAATGGAAAAATGACAAATGGTTCTTCTATAATATACTTATTACGCGTTTTGATGCTGCGAATAATCCTATTCTGGAACGATCTAAAGAAAAAGTAATTGCTATCCCCGAACAACCAAACGATTTTAAAGTAATGCAAAAAGACGCGGAAAAAATGGGCTACTTTGAATTAAGAAAATACGTTAAAAAGATACAATCTGAAGGATTCGACGTAACTAGATATCTTGTTGAACTGCAGGGAAAGATTGCTTTTCCTCTGGTGACATTGATTATGATTTTTATCGCTGTTCCTTTTTCTGTGCGTTCGGAAAGAAGCGGTGGAGTACTGCAAAGCGCCGGAATAGGCATTTTTATAGGATTTTCCTACTGGATAGTCCATGCGTTCAGCATGTCTTTAGGGCGTTCGGAAGTTCTACCGGTATTTCTTGCCGCCTGGGGAGCAAATATATTATTTGGCGCCGCTGCTGCCGTTCTTTTTTATAAAGTCCACACTTAA
- a CDS encoding adenosylhomocysteinase gives MAFLEINPALKYKVADISLASWGRKEIQLAENEMPGLMAVRKKYGQKKPLKGLKIMGSLHMTIQTAMLIETLQVLGADIRWASCNIFSTQDHAAAAIARNGSAAVFAWKGESLEEYWWCTEQALIWPDGSGPDLIVDDGGDATLFIHQGVKIEKNPQLLKKKIDNKEFKIIIDRLARSVKRDSGRWQKIASKIKGVSEETTTGVHRLYQMQAAGELLFPAINVNDSVTKSKFDNLYGCRESLADGIKRATDIMMSGKIVVVCGYGDVGKGCAQSMRGFGARVIITEIDPICALQAAMEGYEVRTMEEVVHTGDIFVTATGCCDVITGKHMEKMKNEAIVCNIGHFDSEIDMHYLETSKFCKKENIKPQVDKWKLKSGRSIIVLAEGRLVNLGCATGHPSFVMSNSFTNQCLAQIELATKKHRIGVFTLPKILDEEVARLHLERLDAKLTRLTKKQASYLGISEEGPFKQNHYRY, from the coding sequence ATGGCTTTTCTGGAAATCAACCCGGCTTTAAAATATAAAGTAGCAGATATTTCACTGGCTTCGTGGGGACGCAAAGAAATACAGTTGGCGGAAAACGAAATGCCCGGTCTTATGGCTGTTCGCAAAAAATACGGACAAAAGAAGCCTTTAAAGGGACTGAAGATTATGGGCAGTCTGCACATGACCATCCAGACGGCAATGCTTATTGAAACACTCCAGGTGTTAGGCGCTGATATTCGCTGGGCGTCCTGCAACATATTTTCCACTCAGGACCATGCGGCGGCGGCAATCGCCAGGAACGGTTCGGCGGCGGTTTTCGCGTGGAAGGGCGAATCACTGGAAGAATACTGGTGGTGCACGGAACAGGCTCTGATCTGGCCGGACGGTTCCGGTCCCGATTTAATTGTTGATGACGGAGGCGACGCGACACTGTTTATTCATCAGGGAGTCAAGATAGAAAAGAATCCCCAACTGCTGAAGAAAAAAATAGACAATAAAGAATTTAAAATAATTATTGACCGTCTGGCAAGATCGGTAAAACGTGATTCCGGCAGATGGCAAAAAATAGCATCGAAAATCAAAGGCGTTTCCGAAGAAACAACCACGGGTGTACATCGCTTATACCAGATGCAGGCGGCGGGAGAGCTTTTGTTTCCAGCAATTAACGTCAACGATTCGGTTACCAAATCAAAATTTGATAATCTTTACGGATGCCGCGAGTCTCTGGCCGATGGAATTAAGAGAGCGACCGATATCATGATGTCCGGGAAAATAGTTGTTGTTTGCGGCTATGGAGATGTTGGTAAAGGTTGCGCCCAATCCATGAGAGGTTTCGGAGCGCGCGTGATTATTACTGAAATTGATCCCATCTGCGCCCTGCAGGCCGCGATGGAAGGTTATGAAGTGAGAACCATGGAAGAAGTGGTTCACACCGGCGATATATTTGTTACGGCAACCGGTTGCTGTGATGTAATTACGGGCAAGCATATGGAGAAAATGAAAAATGAAGCCATAGTTTGCAATATCGGTCATTTCGACAGTGAAATAGATATGCACTATCTGGAAACAAGTAAATTCTGCAAAAAAGAAAACATCAAGCCACAGGTTGATAAATGGAAACTCAAATCAGGACGTTCGATAATAGTTCTGGCTGAGGGCCGTCTGGTTAATCTGGGTTGCGCCACCGGCCATCCCAGCTTTGTAATGAGTAATAGCTTTACCAATCAATGTCTGGCTCAAATAGAATTGGCCACTAAAAAACATAGGATAGGTGTTTTCACGCTTCCCAAAATACTTGATGAAGAGGTTGCGCGCCTGCATTTGGAAAGACTCGATGCTAAATTAACCAGATTGACGAAAAAACAAGCAAGTTATCTGGGTATATCAGAGGAAGGGCCATTTAAGCAGAACCACTACAGATACTAA
- a CDS encoding aspartate 1-decarboxylase, with the protein MQRFMLKSKIHRATVTDADLHYEGSISIDEKLMEEASIVPYEKVEIYDVDNGERFSTYAIKGKRNSGTICLNGAAARKVAKGDLIIIACYVIADDKEAQKWEPKCVFVDSKNRIKKHPK; encoded by the coding sequence ATGCAAAGATTCATGTTGAAATCGAAAATCCATCGCGCAACGGTAACAGACGCCGACTTGCATTATGAAGGAAGTATTTCCATTGATGAAAAGCTCATGGAAGAAGCGTCCATAGTGCCTTATGAAAAAGTTGAGATATACGATGTTGACAACGGCGAGAGGTTTTCGACTTATGCCATCAAAGGTAAGCGTAATTCCGGAACAATTTGCCTCAATGGCGCCGCCGCCCGCAAAGTGGCTAAAGGGGATTTGATTATCATTGCCTGTTATGTGATTGCCGACGATAAAGAAGCGCAAAAATGGGAGCCCAAATGTGTATTCGTCGATAGTAAAAATAGAATAAAAAAGCACCCTAAGTAA
- a CDS encoding pantoate--beta-alanine ligase, whose product MKVIESAKKMQSYSEGLRNQGKKIAFVPTMGYFHEGHLCLMKEAKKMADCVVVSIYVNPTQFGPKEDLSKYPRDFDRDLRMAESVNVDVIFYPSNKEMYPAGYQSYVDVEKVTQNLCGISRPGHFRGVTTVCNKLFNIVKPHIAVFGKKDFQQFISIKRMVDDLNMDLQIIGLPTVREADGLAMSSRNKYLQKNERPSALTLFKSLKLAQKLYSGGEKKSAVIISKVEKLIKRAPYTKIDYIKICSTKTLKDVNEVNGQSVIALAVKVGTTRLIDNHVFGDKLNV is encoded by the coding sequence ATGAAAGTTATCGAATCGGCAAAAAAAATGCAATCTTATTCCGAAGGTCTTAGAAACCAGGGAAAGAAGATTGCCTTTGTTCCTACCATGGGATATTTTCACGAAGGTCATCTTTGTTTAATGAAGGAAGCAAAAAAGATGGCCGATTGTGTAGTTGTTAGCATTTATGTAAATCCTACACAATTCGGTCCCAAAGAAGACTTATCCAAATATCCCCGTGATTTTGATCGTGATTTAAGAATGGCTGAAAGTGTGAATGTCGATGTCATTTTTTATCCCTCTAATAAAGAAATGTATCCTGCAGGTTACCAGAGTTATGTTGATGTAGAAAAGGTAACTCAAAATTTATGCGGAATATCGCGTCCCGGTCATTTTCGCGGAGTAACCACGGTTTGCAATAAGTTGTTCAATATTGTCAAACCACATATTGCAGTTTTCGGTAAAAAAGACTTTCAACAATTTATATCCATAAAAAGAATGGTTGATGATCTCAACATGGATCTTCAAATAATTGGATTGCCTACGGTGCGTGAGGCAGATGGGCTGGCGATGAGTTCCCGTAATAAATACCTCCAGAAAAATGAAAGACCGTCAGCTCTAACTTTGTTCAAATCTCTGAAATTAGCTCAGAAACTTTATTCCGGTGGAGAAAAAAAATCAGCAGTAATTATTAGCAAAGTAGAAAAATTGATTAAAAGGGCGCCATATACAAAAATTGATTATATTAAGATATGCAGTACAAAAACGCTAAAAGATGTCAATGAAGTTAATGGTCAGTCGGTTATAGCGCTGGCTGTAAAGGTAGGCACGACCAGACTTATTGATAATCATGTCTTTGGCGATAAGCTAAATGTATAA
- a CDS encoding lytic transglycosylase, whose product MTKIKSECVAYTIVFSLIFTLLLGCAQDVAVRRHVNVAKTQNAAAQKPVTITRDQNVNVQKPLIITNYEITKQTIKKEDPPVKEETESVGQEEDNNFLSFNSNDSSTQQKSSNEDKQDMMENALELLEEADKLWEKGDIEETLDTLDEAYSLILDANGDASIAQEKDDLRLLISQRILVIYSSRKTVLNGKNSEIPLIMNSDVQKEINSFQGIERDNFIAAYQRSGMYRSTILQELKKAGIPEEFLWLPLVESLFKIKAYSSARALGLWQFIPSTGYKFGLSRDEWIDERMDVQKSTKAAIAYLKELHNMFGDWLTALAAYNCGEGRVLRVISRQHINYLDSFWDLYRQLPNETARYVPRFLATLHIVKNPQKYGFDLSNVGKPIAFETCKVNKIMNFKDIAEKIEVSEEVLNLLNPELRHKMTPDREYNLRLPEESLNKFNLVYNDIPQAEKSRFVFAETQTRHGSKQFIKHRVRRGETVYSIAKKYHVSVASIRSHNRLSSKKKLVQGRRLTIPVKTGNSYAEKFNSKKKDKGEKVASSGRYKVKKGETLSMISRRFSVSSAQIKELNNLGTDKINAGQTLKLPSNKSDADIEENDQDVKKSVKKTKGNKTELSSNDSEKSETNKYVVEKNDSLHSIAKRNNVNVAKLMKLNKISLDEKLVPGQILIVK is encoded by the coding sequence ATGACGAAAATTAAAAGCGAATGTGTTGCTTATACTATTGTGTTTAGTTTAATTTTTACTCTTTTGCTTGGTTGTGCTCAAGATGTCGCTGTTCGACGGCATGTTAATGTTGCCAAAACTCAAAATGCAGCTGCTCAAAAACCTGTTACTATTACCAGAGATCAAAATGTAAATGTCCAAAAACCTTTGATTATTACCAATTATGAGATTACGAAACAAACAATAAAAAAAGAAGATCCCCCTGTAAAAGAAGAAACTGAATCAGTTGGTCAAGAAGAAGATAATAATTTTTTGAGTTTCAATTCAAACGATAGTTCGACACAACAAAAGTCAAGCAACGAAGATAAACAGGATATGATGGAAAATGCCCTGGAATTACTGGAAGAGGCCGATAAGCTATGGGAGAAGGGAGATATAGAAGAAACATTAGATACTCTTGATGAAGCTTATTCTTTAATACTTGATGCCAATGGTGATGCGTCAATTGCTCAGGAAAAAGATGATTTGCGTCTTTTAATTTCTCAGCGCATCTTAGTTATTTATTCCTCCAGGAAGACTGTTCTTAATGGTAAGAATAGTGAAATACCATTAATAATGAATTCTGATGTGCAAAAGGAAATCAATTCTTTTCAAGGCATAGAACGCGATAACTTTATTGCCGCTTATCAGCGTTCCGGTATGTATCGCTCTACAATATTGCAAGAGCTTAAAAAAGCTGGAATTCCTGAAGAGTTTTTATGGCTTCCACTTGTCGAAAGTTTGTTTAAAATCAAGGCATATTCGAGTGCGCGCGCTCTTGGTTTGTGGCAATTTATTCCTTCAACAGGTTATAAATTCGGCCTCAGTCGCGATGAGTGGATTGACGAACGCATGGACGTGCAAAAATCCACCAAGGCTGCTATCGCTTATTTAAAAGAATTACACAATATGTTTGGTGATTGGCTTACAGCTCTTGCTGCTTATAATTGTGGTGAAGGAAGAGTTCTCAGGGTTATATCCAGACAGCACATAAATTACCTGGACAGTTTCTGGGATTTGTATAGACAATTGCCCAATGAAACGGCTCGTTATGTTCCGAGATTTCTCGCGACGCTTCATATAGTAAAAAATCCACAAAAATACGGATTCGATTTAAGCAATGTGGGTAAACCGATTGCCTTTGAGACTTGCAAAGTAAACAAAATCATGAATTTTAAAGATATTGCAGAAAAAATTGAAGTATCGGAGGAAGTATTAAATTTGCTTAATCCGGAGTTGAGGCATAAGATGACGCCGGACCGGGAATATAATTTAAGACTTCCTGAAGAATCTTTAAATAAATTTAATTTAGTTTACAATGATATTCCACAGGCAGAAAAGTCGCGTTTTGTTTTTGCTGAGACTCAGACTCGCCACGGTAGCAAGCAGTTTATAAAACATCGTGTGAGAAGAGGTGAAACTGTATATTCAATTGCCAAAAAATATCATGTTTCCGTCGCCAGTATTCGATCACATAATAGATTAAGTTCTAAGAAGAAGCTGGTTCAGGGAAGAAGACTTACAATTCCAGTGAAAACAGGGAACAGCTATGCGGAAAAATTCAATTCCAAAAAGAAAGATAAAGGGGAAAAAGTTGCCTCTTCAGGGCGATATAAGGTAAAAAAAGGGGAAACCCTGTCGATGATTTCTCGCCGTTTTTCGGTTTCATCGGCTCAAATAAAAGAATTAAACAACTTAGGAACGGATAAAATAAACGCGGGACAAACATTAAAACTTCCCTCAAATAAATCCGATGCGGATATAGAAGAAAACGATCAAGATGTTAAAAAATCGGTAAAGAAAACCAAAGGTAATAAAACGGAATTATCATCAAATGATTCCGAAAAATCAGAAACGAATAAATATGTTGTTGAAAAAAATGATAGTTTGCACAGCATTGCGAAAAGAAATAATGTCAATGTGGCCAAACTAATGAAGTTAAATAAAATATCCCTTGATGAAAAATTAGTTCCGGGACAAATATTGATAGTTAAATAA